One genomic segment of Sphaerodactylus townsendi isolate TG3544 linkage group LG07, MPM_Stown_v2.3, whole genome shotgun sequence includes these proteins:
- the POLI gene encoding DNA polymerase iota: MESCGEEDEEAPEPDWWLPEPRGRFGSVSCKPAILGVRAVHGNMMRSGSDLRRVIVHLDLDCFYAQVETICNPELRGKPLGVQQKNLLITCNYEARKLGVKKTTTVKEAKEKCPELLLVKGEDLTKYREMSYKVTALLEEFTPLVERLALDENFMDVTEMVEKRLEEWGKDAFSQMPVSGHVYGNRTVSLHDLAHVKLAIGSQIAAEMRESVRSRLGLTGCAGIASNKLLAKMVSGTFRPNQQTILLPESRRDLIAHLDNIKKLPGIGSKTAQRLAALGLTTICSLQMCPAAVLEKELGVSAARTLQKVCRGEDDVPVTPSGPPQSLSDEDSFKKCSSEVEVEKKVGELIASLLVRLYKDGRKPHTIKLTLRKCITNRWLNREGRQCPIPPHVVQKIGTGDSSVQNQLVALAMKLFHKMINVKVLFHITLLSVCFSNLKDAPASAKQSIGFYLTRPSSSNCNKLVHKTEDGSGELATPKGQERGCESLLAERSRSVTQMPPETPDETRGLEFPAHLLPAGIDHDVFNQLPREIKEEIISSPKKESSAAGNVLSQSLFASQEEQSNKAPDQTNCAPLCSRDGQRNIFALVPSEIVPPCGASPRSAPRCLGPQHGPLEVAANASGSEHLTCTAFKSSSPLQSPFHQAGIPELQKQTGDRSPCDGDWKGGSKGVLPSSVDAKTFSELPAEIQKELLVEWESREPVSKTRTAVTPTKFKTKKTVGRPSPQQSNSLLRYFKPA; this comes from the exons ATGGAGAGCTGCGGAGAAGAGGACGAGGAGGCGCCCGAACCGGATTGGTGGCTCCCGGAGCCCCGCGGCAGATTCGGGAGCGTCTCGTGTAAACCCGCTATCTTGGGGGTGCGGG CTGTTCATGGCAACATGATGAGATCTGGAAGCGATCTGCGTCGGGTCATAGTACACTTGGACCTGGACTGTTTTTATGCGCAGGTTGAAACCATCTGTAATCCTGAATTAAGAGGCAAGCCTTTAG GTGTGCAGCAGAAAAACCTGCTCATCACCTGTAATTATGAAGCCAGGAAACTCGGAGTGAAGAAAACCACGACTGTcaaggaagcaaaagaaaagtGCCCAGAACTCTTGCTGGTTAAAGGAGAAGACTTGACGAAATACAGGGAGATGTCTTACAAGGTTACAG CACTGTTGGAAGAATTTACGCCGCTGGTGGAAAGGCTTGCATTGGACGAAAACTTTATGGACGTCACTGAGATGGTAGAGAAGAggctggaagagtggggaaaggatGCTTTTTCTCAAATGCCTGTCTCTGGTCACGTCTACGGTAACCGGA CTGTCAGTCTGCACGATCTGGCACACGTGAAGTTGGCGATTGGATCTCAGATAGCGGCGGAGATGAGAGAATCCGTGCGCTCCAGGCTGGGCCTTACGGGTTGTGCTGGCATAGCTTCTAACAAGCTGCTAGCCAAGATGGTGTCTGGGACCTTCAGACCAAATCAGCAGACGATCCTGTTACCCGAGAGCCGGCGGGATTTGATAGCCCACCTTGACAACATAAAGAAATTGCCAG GTATTGGGTCTAAAACTGCACAACGCCTTGCAGCGCTAGGACTTACCACCATTTGCAGCCTCCAGATGTGTCCAGCTGCAGTACTAGAGAAAGAGCTAGGCGTTTCGGCTGCACGGACTCTACAGAAAGTGTGTCGTGGAGAAGACGATGTTCCAGTTACCCCATCTGGGCCTCCTCAG TCTCTAAGTGATGAAGATTCCTTTAAAAAGTGCTCTTCGGAAGTGGAAGTTGAAAAGAAAGTGGGAGAGCTGATTGCTAGCCTTTTGGTCAG GTTGTACAAGGATGGAAGAAAGCCACATACAATAAAATTAACCCTTCGCAAGTGTATTACCAATCGATGGCTTAATCGGGAGGGCCGCCAGTGTCCAATTCCACCTCATGTGGTCCAGAAGATTGGAACAG GTGACTCAAGTGTCCAGAATCAACTAGTTGCCTTAGCTATGAAACTATTTCACAAGATGATAAATGTGAAAGTTTTGTTTCATATAACCCTTCTGAGTGTCTGCTTCTCCAACCTGAAAGACGCTCCTGCTTCTGCCAAGCAGTCAATTGGATTTTATTTGACTCGTCCATCTTCGTCCAACTGCAACAAACTTGTTCAT AAAACGGAAGACGGCAGTGGGGAACTTGCAACTCCAAAAGGTCAAGAGAGGGGCTGTGAAAGCTTACTGGCAGAAAGAAGCAGAAGCGTGACGCAAATGCCGCCAGAGACTCCAGACGAAACCAGAGGTCTTGAATTCCCAGCTCACTTGCTTCCTGCCGGTATTGACCATGATgtgttcaatcaacttccaagGGAAATTAAAGAGGAAATTATTTCTAGCCCAAAAAAGGAAAGCAGTGCAGCAGGAAATGTTCTGAGTCAGTCATTATTTGCTTCACAGGAAGAGCAGTCAAATAAGGCACCGGACCAAACAAACTGTGCTCCTCTGTGTTCTAGGGACGGTCAACGAAACATCTTTGCTTTGGTGCCATCAGAAATTGTACCCCCCTGTGGAGCATCACCCAGGTCTGCTCCCAGGTGCCTTGGTCCACAGCATGGACCTCTTGAGGTGGCTGCGAATGCATCGGGAAGCGAGCACTTGACATGCACGGCTTTTAAAAGCTCATCCCCGCTTCAGTCTCCGTTTCACCAAGCCGGCATTCCAGAGCTGCAGAAGCAAACTGGTGACAGAAGTCCCTGTGATGGAGATTGGAAAGGAGGGTCAAAAGGTGTCCTCCCTTCCAGCGTGGATGCCAAAACGTTTTCCGAGCTGCCTGCAGAGATacagaaggaactgctggtgGAATGGGAGAGCCGGGAACCAGTTTCCAAGACGCGTACCGCAGTGACTCCCACCAAGTTCAAAACGAAAAAAACAGTCGGCCGGCCTTCACCTCAGCAGTCAAACAGCTTATTAAGATATTTTAAACCAGCCTGA